The region TTCCACGTGGACATATCCATGTTCTTCCTTAAAATCATGATGATCTCGTCTTCCTCCTTTGGGAATAGATTAAAGCCGATCTGAGTTGTTTGCGATGATTGAACATCAATCTGTACTATTTTTACATCCTTAATAGATGTGAGACTATCCTCTACCGGATCTTCCCTTGGGTCGATTTCAACTGAGTTCACTTTTACCTGGCCGTCTTTGACTGACTCATTAGTGATAATTCTCTTCTTAAGTTTCAAACTATCTTTATAACACTTCCTTGCTATCTCATGGTCCCCTTTTATTATTCCTACTTGGCATCTTTCAAAGGGTATTTCAGTGTGAGGTACATAGTGGATAACACTGCCTCCAGAGCATTAAAAAAAGATCTACATATAAAAACATTATAGGGGGAGGAAATGTTGACAATTAAGTACTTTACCAGAACGCTCTTTGCGCTTTCTCCATTACCAAAAGTAGTTATCATGGGCAAGTGTCCCATCACCTGCGTCGATTCTCCCGAGAATCCAACCAGTGAACCTTTAAAGAGAAATAACTCGATGATATCAAAGTCCATTCCCTTGAATGCTTCCCAATATAGAACATCTACTGAGCTTCCCGGGTCGAATAAAACACGTTTCACGTTCCAATTCTGGATTTGTACTTTGATCACCATTGGGTCATCCTCGTGAGTGATACTCATTTGAGGTCTTTTTCAGAGAAGGTAATTATGGTCTGATTGTTTGTCTCTTCCGAAGACAACTCCCGTCTGACGTGTATCACTGTTCGGGCATATCTTTTACTAACTGAACTTGTTTCTCCTCCTCTGACAATAATGTTTAATGAGTGACGAGCCATGTGTTTACACTTGAGTGATTCAGCAACCCCTACTATTGTCATTTGATTATTGATGACAATAGTGTGCTCATGTGGGTGATAAGGGCTAAATTGGGCTATAAATATATAAAAACTTGCATTTGTATGGTAATTATATGAGCTGAAAATTTGCTACATTGCCAAGGTACATGTTTAACACTTTCTAGGAAATAACATGAATATGAAACTTGTAATTTGTACAAATGGTATGTCATTCATTATTTTGCAATCCATGTTTATATTTGAATAACTTTAGATCATAACCAAAGGCGATGAAACTTTCATTATTTACTAAATTGCACATGAGACCAACAATTCTTGTTTTAATTCGTTTGATTTATGTTTAATCTTGCATTTGTGTTGACTTGTATGAAGGCATGAAAATGATCAAtgcattttgtttgattttgagcACAACCACTTGACCAAAAGTAACCTACCTTGTGAGTGAGCGAGGATTagttaacccctttgagccttaATGTCAGAATCTATATCAATTTTAAACTGAGATATTTCCTTTGATTGCAACAAAGATTAGTTCATCATTGATTTTTGTATGAATTCTGAATTTGTTTCTTGAAACGCTTGAACCATCAACCATAACTTGTGGTTGGAATTTTAACTTCTGTCTTAAAAAATTTTGGGAGCATTCACAGTGCAATGTTAGTTGTATTAAAGTCTGGAAGAAAAATGTGAGTTGCTAAAAGgttgagaaagaaaaagaaaattaaaaaaaaagtgaaaaagaaaagaaaaaaaatagcaaaaatattTTATGCTAATAAAATGTGTGAAAAAATATAATATTTGAGTTATGAAAAAAGGTAAAAGAAGTTGTAAATACTTGAGAATTTGAGAAGTGATAACTCTCGTataattgaattgattttaatttcaaatatataattatataGTCTATACACAATatttaacaaaaaaaatattcttttttttAATACTATTTTTGTTCAACTTCAATGATATTTTAGACCATTGTTATATATTCAAATCTCAAtgaattttcataatttttgatGCAATAAAATTGTCTCGTAATCTATTATTACAAAAGTTGGTTTGATCAAATTCTCATAGAAAACATTCACCTCAATAAAAAGAAAAACCTTGATAACATCGTTAAAAATCCTAATCATGACCATTGTGCCTTCAGAACAAAAATTATCCCAAACCATCcatgcattttagaagctgaaATACTCCTTAGAAAGCTGATAAAATATACTAGAAGTTGTAAAAGAAATCAGCCAAATCCATAAACCACAGCTCATGTTATGACCAAAACAAACTAGCCTAAAAGCACAATAAGCATCCACTTAATTATCGTGTACAATAACTTTCCTTCTTATTCTCCACTGATCAATCAAAAGCAACCGTGGATAGAAGCCCCATCCAAGGGGTGACATTTAAAATAGAAGAAGGCATCTATCCTTGCCGGGTTCCCTGCACCAATGAGAATTAAGCAAACAAATATTATCCCGCATACACTGAACTATTTAAACTATCAAAATTCCATTGCTTTTCATACAAAATTTCCAATTCCCACATATTACTAATCATTCCcaccaatcaatttcttttccGTTAAAGTTTGCTTGCAATGGCCACAGAAGAACCCATTGTTGCGGTGGAGTCGGTTCCCGAACCAATTGTCACCGAACCAACAACAGTTACCGAACCTCAGGTCCCGGAAAAGGAAGAGCCAAAGGCTGAAGTAGAGAAGACGAAGAAGAAAACCAAAGAATCGAAGTCTAAGAAAGCTTCCAAACCACGAAACCCTGCTTCACACCCTACTTACGAAGAGGTTCGATTCAATTCTTCATTTGTTCAATTTTATTATTTCGTCATGAATTATAGTTTCAATTGGATCTAATTTTTTATTGGTTTGATTGAATTGCAGATGATTAAGGATGCTATTGTGTCTCTGAAGGAGAAGAACGGTTCGAGCCAATACGCGATTGCGAAATTCATCGAAGAGAAACAGAAACAGCTTCCTGCTAACTTCAAGAAGCTATTGCTCCAAAATTTGAAGAAGAATGTTGCTTCTGGAAAGCTTGTTAAGGTTAAAGCTTCATTCAAGCTTTCAGCAGCGGCCAAAAAGCCAGCAGTTGCCAAGCCGAAGGCAAAGACAGCTTCCAAGGCGAAGTCTGTGAAGGCCAAGCCAGCCGCTAAGCCAAAAGCTAAAGCTGCTAAATCAAAGGTTGCTTCAAAGCCCAAAGCTGCTGCCGCCAAGCCTAAAGTTGCTGCCAAACCCAAAGCCGCAATCAAGTCCAAAACAACCGCCAAGCCAAAAACTGTTGCGAAGCCCAAGGCATCTGTCAAACCCAAGCTTAAGGCAAAGCCCGCAAAGGTTGCAAAGACATCAACAAAGACGACGCCGGGAAAGAAAGTTGCTGTGGCGAAGACCGCACCTAAGAAAGTAGCTGCTGCAAAGAAAGTTCCAGTAAAGAGTCTGAAATCTTCAGCAAAGAAAGCTTCCGGTGTGAAGAGAGGAGGAAGGAAGTGAGACTGTGACAGTATAGTATCTTTGTACTATCGGCGTAAAGGACTTTTGTATTTTCCTTATTTGTAATACTACCGGTTCATAATAATAAAACTTTTTAATTACACAAATAttttcttgttttgttttccATCCCATCGAATCAACATGGTTTTTCTCTTAGAAAGCTCTTGCAATATCAACTGGCTAGGCTGTGCATGTTCTTTTGTTAATTGATATGGAgtaattattttaaaaattattttaaacaatacacaaaattaataaataatattaaatacttaataatttatttataaataaaataataatttaattgTTAAGTAAAGTTGTTTATTAATACTAGCATGATATATTgaatttaaaataatattttagacAAAAAAATAATAACTCAATCAATGAATTATTAATAATGCGACATTAGTATTAAAATATACTCAATCAAAATAATTGTGGTCATTTTATCCTGATTAAGAAATAGTaataaataaaaaagagaaataatatttttataaaattatttttgtttACTATTGATGTGTATTTGAAttattataaatataaaataaaagaataataaattgagatttttttacaaaaataactcacttcttcaaggaaattcccaaaatacccttagtttcaaaaaaaattccaaaCCATCTCACCTTTAGGAGGAGacgtcaattcaattggcgacccctcttaaatACTTGAatggagacgccaattggattggttagggtaggtgccctagccaattgaattgacgctcatgtgtataagttgatatgaggcgtcaattggattgacatCTCAGTATaaaatgtaattttttttttgtaaatgatatacatgatagataaatttgaaatatgaccaattgatattaataaaatttgtcgtttacaaaaaaaaatctaatggtgatgatcgggatcacctaaccgacctccggtcccacatcctctagctaccctaacccacgttgatgattcagtaccggtgtttgagcatctgaggggccaggagcgtcactaccaactacaggagaaggttTGTTGAGGTAGTCACCATTCAAATTGGCGCgtccatagggacatgcatgcaagacctaggtctgattgcttggttttGAGGCCTGCatgcatgctttgacaaggtgtcgccaattggattggcgcccatgtgcaaggaatgaatggggcgccaattcatttggagtgtgtgtctgcatgtctgacatgtggttgtcctctctcttgcatgttgaacatgtcacttcttagtagcttgcatcGTTGACACATCATTTCGTAGTAGCTTACATGTGCGACATGTCACTTCgaactagcttgcatgtgcgacacgtcactcCGAACTAGGTCTGAttgtgagacacttcactcccctatttaagtgtcttactatcaacatccaagacacttcactcatattcatctgcagcaagaaaatagCTTTCAtttgcacaatgtcatcttcaccaaaatacagTGTCAACATTCACTGaaacggtgaaacatacgagtctgagttatatggtttttgttttcgaaacactggcaccattagactcacgatcaagagaaatgcaaccttcttgcatttgaaaaaaaagaatacaatcatgtataggatcgggtattgtgtcaaagatcacgtatcaaaatccaatatttttttagaatagtcaatgcaagtttttcccccttaaggcacgagacgatgaagatgttgaatacatgtttgttagtcatgaacattcatgatgcaactgtattgagttctacgttactcttcaaccatgtatacaATCTCAACAGTCTCAAATAACTAGTCAGGATGAATTTGGTGAActtgatccacaatggtcagatgacgtcaacccagaagcagaagcagaaatggacgtcgttgatgaagaagaagaggagaccgagatacaggttgatcacatgctgaacaacgacattgaagatgatgatcaaccaccaccaatacctcctagtcatgtctacaatccgcctcaacatatgacaaatatggatctgcacgacgatgaaacatccaacagtgttttctgTAATCCATATCCGAGATCAGAAGGagaattaaaggtgggagacatgtttcgtaccaaagaagaatgtgttctagctatcaaaaaattccacatgaacaactctgctgattttacagtgaaacacacttattctagaaggtatgttatcgaatgtcataacattctTTGTAAGTTTCatttggctgcgtcttacaaaaataaaaacgactcttgggagatcgcttcaatagacccacctcacagttgcattgcaactaactttgaacaagatcaccgtaaactaagcgttgcgttgatatgtcaagacattctgctgttggttaataaagacccatcagtgaaggtgagtataattatatctcatatcagaacaacatataattatactccatcttacaagaaagcctggattgcgaggaAAAAGGatgttgaacaggtattcggcaactgggaggattcatacaaggaattgccagGTTTTTttgggcactaaaaacatatgtcccaagaactggggcaattatggagacattgaCAGCGATGATGtcagacggaacctgtgctacaggtaatagaatctttcaccatctcttttgggcatttgaccagtgcatcaaaggtttcgcattttgcaaacctattattcaattgatggcacttggttatacggagaatacaagggtactttgctcatggcggttgcacaagacggtaacaacaatgtctttcccattgcctttgctctggttgaatgtgaaacggctggtggatggggtttctttcttcgacatctcagaacgcatgtggctccacaagccaatctctgtttgatttctgatagacatgccgccattgagagtgcctacaacaaccatgacaacggatggcatgatcctccttctacccatgtctattgcatcagacacattgcacaaaatttcgtgcgtgctataaaagataagaatcttcacaagaaggtggtgaatgttgggtatgctctaacttaaccgtcatttcaatattatcgtgatgaaattagactgtctaatgaagacgcagggagatggctaaataacataccagtagagtagtgaacaagggcatttgacagaggttgtcgatgggccacatgacaacaaaccttgtggaatgcatgaacgaggtattcaaaggaattcaaaacttgccgataaccgccttggtaagatcgactTATTATAGGTTGACTTCCACGTTCGgaaccagaggtgaaagatggagtaCGGTGTTAATATCCGGGCAAGcattcagtgagtgttgcatgaaggtcatgaaagaagagagcatcaaagctagcacacacgctgtaacagtctttgaccgtcataggcaacATTTCAGCGTCTAGGAAACAATGGATCACAACAAGGagagaccaaatttagcctatgctgttagactaaacagaagttggtgcgattgtggaaaattacaggccttccgcattccttgctcccatgtcattgtaacatgcgcttatactcgtcaagacgcttacaaccatttatctgatgtgtacaagacCGTCACCATCATtaatgtatataatcaaagcttctcggtactaccaatggaggaatactggcctccatatgaaggtgatatagcttggcacaacgacgagatgcgtagaaagaaaaaagaaaggccaaacaacacacatATCAGGACATaaatggattccacagataaaatgataagattatgtagtatatgtcgtcaactAGGACACAACAAGAATAATTGTCCCAATCGATGTGCATCATCtgggtcttaagctttttgtaacattgtatttctgtaacgttcaatcattatatatcattaagtttttgttacaacgaggttcacaacaaccatcagtacaaaataagctatctgaaaacagaaatatttctaactgattacaacaatcaaattgatgtcatctcgaacgaacatcatttccctagcatccttatcagtcttcattcgcacacaaccaaagatactgtcgagtctctcagtacttctaatttttttcccttctggtattttcccatctaaccaacgaaacaactccctcttcagttgatcgaacgtagtgatgttccagaacaacatcgacatctgaggtttgtctctcgcataaattACCTTTCCGTATGGGCGAAGAACACCAAACATGATTTCCAAATGATTAATTGAGATATGGAACAATgactcacacaacgcatctatttataacaaaaaaaatgcattttacactgaggcgacaatccaattggcgcctcgTATCAAGTTatacacaggggcgccaatccaattgactagggcacctgccctatccaatccaattggcgtctgcattcaatttttaagaggagtcgtcAATTGAATTGGCGTCTCCTCCTAAAATCGGGatagtttgtgaatttttttgaaaccagagGTATTTTGGAAACTTCCTTcaaaaagtgggttatttttgtaaaaattcCATAAATTGAGatttttaattatatttatatatatatatatatatatatatatatatatatatatatatatatatatatatatatatatatatatatatatatatatatatatatatgattatcTTTGACAAAAATTACgtattttaaaaaattatttaataaatttcTTATTTAAAAAAAGTTACTATTTAACTAATTTCAAACTATTAATTAATCATCAACTAAATATGTCTCTAATacatcatgaattgcaaactaGAGATTAGAAATGAATGAATGTACCATGTGTAGTAGCAACAACAGGGAAAACAAATTTTTGATTAATTGGATCATGTTGTAGCTGCATATATTAattgtaatatatatatatatatatatatatatatatatatatatatatatatatatatatatatatatatatatatatatatatatatatatatatatatatatatatatatatatatatatataaatatataacATTATCATTAGAATTgtattgaaaattaaaatatcataATTATTTTAGGATAAATAACTTTATAAGATGCAATAATTATTTTTGAAGGAGTATAATCCATTATTAATAATTTAAACAAAAAtataaaatgaaatgaaattaaatactagttaataatattaaataaaattatttaaacCAAGGATTGCAAAGAAAATCGCTTAACCAAAAGTTTACTTAAGTTTTTGATGTGCTTTAATCAACTTCTAGGATTGAAGTATACTTAGGTTTTTCCTGTAGGATTGAAAGGGGACTTTCATTGTGCTTTAGAGATGGAAAGAAAGGATACTTGTCCTTTACGTtgaatttattttaaataattcaAGTGTTATAACCGATTAACACGAGGTTTAATCGATTACAATAAGACAAACAATATATATGAAGTAATAAAAAATGATGTTTTTCGAAGGCGTACAACATGtaccgttaaccggttaccactaaGTTGATTTAATTTTATTGTCAAATATAACCGGCTAATCAAATGGCATAATCAGTTACGAGTCCGATTTTTGTACTTTTTTGTTATTTCATTTGGTTGTTTTGCTTCCCaatcataatgtaacatttgTATAAATATATAGAATGCAATAATCACTTATCACCCAtagttctctctctctctctctctctctctctctctctctctcatttttcCTCTTTCACTCTCCACATTCCAATTCTCTCCACCATTGTTCACCAATCTTGTGGTTCAAAATTTtaacatttggcatcaagagtCTTAAAATTGATCCACAAACACATAGTATGCAACATGAATTTTGCTTCCAATGAAAGAATCCATGCAAACCTACCCATTCTTGATGCGAAGAATTATGACAAATAGTACAAGCAAATGAAGGTGTTGTTTGGTTACTAAGATGTTCTTAAAGTGATCAAGAACATGGTTACTCTTCTTGTCGCGGGTGCAACAGATGCACAACAAGCAATGCAtaaggaagagaagaagaaagatttcaaGGCGCTATTTTAgatccatcaatgtgttgatggtgacaactttgagaaagttggtgattGTGAATTGTCAAAGAAAACGTAGGAGATCTTAGAGAAGGCCTATGCAGGGGATGACAAGGAGCGGTGCTTTAAGTGTCAAATGTTCAGTCATTTTGCAAGAGAGTACAATGAGAACTTGAAGGAACCTCAAGGGGATGAATCCAAGGTTGCAAGACAAGAGTTTGATGAAAAGAGTACACTCTTGGTCATGATCACAGAAAGAgaatgcaacaacaacaacaaatcaAGGAATTCTACAAAATTGAATGATACAGTTAACTGATTACATGCAGAAGAAAACATCATGATTTATACAAAAGGAGTTCAATGCACTGAGGAATGGTATTTAGGCTCAAATTGTTCAACTCATATGGAGGGGAGGAAAGATTGGTTTGTTAAAATCAATCgtgccatgaagaacaaagtTAAGTTCGCGGATGACACCACTCTAGCGGCCGATGGGATCAGTGATGTTTTGATTATGAAAAGGGATGGTCAACATTCCTTGATCAAAGATGTCTTTTATATTTCAGGAATCAAATTTAACCTTCTAAGTATTGGCCAATTACTTGAGAAGGGTTACAAGATTCACATGGAAAACAAGGGGTTGCGCGTTATGGATGCAAAATGAGCTTTGGTCCTTAAAGACCTATGGTTGCCAATAGAACCTTTAAGATTGAGCTAAAGGTTGTGAAGCATGGATATCTTGCTACTACATCAAGTAGAGAAGAACGAACATGGCATTATCGTCTTGGACATCTCAATCTTAGAGATCTCAAAGACTTGCAAAATAACGGAATGGTAACGGGGCTGCCATCGATCAACATACCGgctgaaatttgtaaagaatgtGTGCAAGCGAAGCAACATAAGGGTAAATTCAGCAAGGATGCAGATTGTAGAACCAAGAATcaccttgaggtggtgtattcgGATATGTGTGGACTAATGCAAGTAGATTCCATTGGTGGTAATAAATACTTTGTCATATTTATCGATGATCATAGTAGAAAGCTCTGGACATACCTAATAAAGAGAAAGGATGAGGtatttgaagtgtttaagaagttcaaGTCCATGGTTGAGAGGCAAAGTGGTCAAAAACTCAAAGTGCTCAAAACAGATGGTGGAGGTGAATCTGTCTCAAATGATTTTAGGAGGTTTTATGATCAAGAAGGGATTCCACATGAGGTAGTACCATCCTAtatgtcgcatccgcgaaaaaacaaccggcgggctgaaacaaaaacacaacagagccgccactgcgcgttatttatcccaagatagggaaaggaaacgctcagagaaacctggaaaggaaatggtctcgcgaccaaagaaaaagggtaagggagtcggttacgcaaggggaaggtattagcacccctcacgtccgtcgtactcgacgggatccacgttctaaaagaaagaataggttgctaaaataaacagacaagcatcatacacacacgctaagacaacacaagtggggttaaggggaagagagctcgataggacgtcgcatcctatgcctacgtatctcgtctggaacgagaatcagagctgccgtagttcggctcacgcacgccaaacaagcaaacagaaacacaggcaaacatggagcctgaatgccaatcaatggacttacatcagcatccgaaccaaacacgcacaagaagataacaagcaaacacacacaaaaagaaaaaaaagtgcccggagagacctcgcacggtctcctgcctacatacctcgtctggaacgaggatcagggcgatgtagttcccctgaaagggaaagaaagaacatgcaaactagtagggagtcgggaactcgagcctacaagtcatcaagcaagccagaagagacgctgagacgtcagaagaaacggcacacacagactaacagggagtcgggaactcgagcctgatagctgccaaacaaaacacacgcaaaaaaaagaaaagggtgcccggagagacctcgcacggtctcctgcctacatacctcgtctggaacgaggatcagggcgatgtagttcccctgaaagggaaagaaaatctagccagaaaccaaggggaagacacactaccagggagctgtactcgagcctagtgttgtcatgcatcattgccctaagttcaggtttctacctacttgcacaactgcaagctaatcctatccaggaaaacaagcatacaagcatcatcagaacaaaacaagcatttcaaacaaatattcacaaagcacacgctataaccaatcaagtgggctcaaacaatgggcttgactgccgaagcaagtcatctgtacatgggtattattcgctcttaaccttgccattgcgaggctaaggtgaagcagatgaaaggtaagtgaagattagacttcacagctctcatccctgaccagggagagcttcagacaaaggagcgtgggtccagaatagagggacccttctacgctcaaagactctgactcgattgtgcaacagcacaagatcttgggtttgtgtcccaatgcatcaacacacagccgtgtgagcagagggacgactcacagaatagtgggggatagattgcatatccctttgatccaccaattgactcatagaggtctttacctgcttggcacaaatgtaaacaaccacaaacatcgcctcttaaggaggacttcagacagttgcctggccaagtaacaggccaggtcttccagactacatgaagaatagaagtcctacctcaagtggtttaaaaaccaagcagcagcaagcaagttcttaaagaactgtaagcgactaaatgtacctgaaatcaatcaagtatcatcagtactcagacagacaaacaataaacaacaaaagtcaatctatacagacaacaccagttaatgcacacaagtgcaagctataaggtcaagctcaagcttccaatcctacaaaacaaagtcatgttagt is a window of Lathyrus oleraceus cultivar Zhongwan6 chromosome 6, CAAS_Psat_ZW6_1.0, whole genome shotgun sequence DNA encoding:
- the LOC127091756 gene encoding histone H1-like; translation: MATEEPIVAVESVPEPIVTEPTTVTEPQVPEKEEPKAEVEKTKKKTKESKSKKASKPRNPASHPTYEEMIKDAIVSLKEKNGSSQYAIAKFIEEKQKQLPANFKKLLLQNLKKNVASGKLVKVKASFKLSAAAKKPAVAKPKAKTASKAKSVKAKPAAKPKAKAAKSKVASKPKAAAAKPKVAAKPKAAIKSKTTAKPKTVAKPKASVKPKLKAKPAKVAKTSTKTTPGKKVAVAKTAPKKVAAAKKVPVKSLKSSAKKASGVKRGGRK